TTTCCCGCAGGGTGAAAATGAAAGATCGGGGGAAATAACTAATGCCTAATGCTCAATGCCCAATGCCCCACAATTTAAACATTCTTTACATATCTAGTTGGAAAAATTGCCCACTTCAGCTAAAAATAAAAATGAGAGCAGTTGACAAAAGTTTAATTTCTACTTAAGAGAGGGGTTCTAGATATGGATATCGATTTCCGTATAGCGATCGTTTTAGCACCAGTTGCAATTGCCGCTGGTTGGGCAGTGTTTAATATTGGCGCTGCCGCTTTAAGACAAATTCAAGGCTTTTTGGATAAGGAAGCCTAAATTCATTAATAGGGCATGGGGCATGGGGCATTGGCATTGGGTTTAATATTCTCTGTCATCCCCTTGTCCGCCTCACTCCCCTAAGGCTACTTATCCCGTTTATATTCAATTTTGAATTTTGAATTGATTTCTCCCCAGTCCCTTCTTGAATATCGATTCTGTAATACAACCCCTGCAACGCTTTGGTGTCCATCTCGGACTCGATCGCATTGTCAATCTATTAGCAAATCTTGGCAATCCTCATCATCAAGTCCCAGTAATTCACGTTGCTGGTACTAATGGCAAAGGTTCAGTCTGTGCCTATCTTTCCTCAGTTCTTACTGACGCTGGTTATCGTACAGGACGCTACACTTCACCCCATTTAGTTGATTGGACGGAACGTATTTGTCTGAATGAACAGCCAATTTCTTCTGAGGAATTGAGTCAATTATTAGAAAAAGTCCAAGGGTTGATTCGCCCTGACGAAGAATCGCCAACTCAGTTTGAAGTAATTACGGCGGCTGCTTGGTTATATTTTGCCCAGCAGCAAGTTGATGTCGCTGTGGTAGAAGTTGGACTAGGAGGGCGCTTAGATGCGACAAATGTCTGTTTGGAACCCCTGGTTACAATCATCACTTCCATTAGCCGGGAACACTGGCAGCAACTTGGCCCTACCATTGCTGACATTGCGAGAGAAAAAGCAGGTATTCTCAAACCTGGATGTCCTGTTGTGGTTGGGCCATTGCCACCAGAGGCAGACAAGGTGGTGCGATCGCGTGCTGTAGAATTACAATGTCCGCTTTTTGCGCCTCAACCCGCCCATGAAATCGCTACAGGATGGGCAGAGTATAGATATGAAGCAGAGGGACAGAGGAGCAGAGGGGCAGAGGGAGAAATTAAAGAATCAGCCCATCACTCTATTAAATATCCTTTGCCATTAGCGGGGCAAATTCAGTTAACTAATTCAGCTTTGGCTTTAGCTGCGTTAGAAATTCTCCAGCAACAAGGTTGGCAAATTTCTGAAGAAGCCATAATTAACGGCATGGCAAAAACTAAATGGCCAGGGCGGATGCAATGGACTACTTGGAAAAACCATAAATTATTAATTGATGGCGCTCATAATACCGCCGCCGCCCAAGTTCTCCGCCAGTATATTGATAGCTTAGACGCAGTTACTCATCAGCCTATCAATTGGATTATGGGAATGTTTGCCGATAAGGATCATACTGATATTTTTACCGCTTTACTGCGACCAGGCGATCGCCTTTTTTTAGTACCAATACCAGTAGAGCCTTTCCCCGGTAGAACTTCCGCCGATTTAGACTACTTATCAAACCTAGCTTACAACCTCTGTCCCGAATTAAGCGATCGCCAAATCCATCCAGATTTACTCACAGCCCTAGAAGCCGCTACCACAGACGGTTTAATCGTTTTGTGTGGTTCCCTTTATTTAGTAGGCGATTTTTTACAAATGGGGAATAGGGAGTAAGAATTTTAGATTTTAGATTTTAGATTTTGGATTTTAGATTGAAATTTAATCCAAAATCCAAAATTGGAATTGCCCAATCTCCTAATTTACCTCTGATTCCACTCTTGCGCCGCATCTTCTACAGCTTTATCTACAGTCTTTTCACCTAACATTGCTGCTTGCAAGTTCTCGTAAATTGCCTTTTGCAGTTTGTTGAAATCCTTTAAAGTAGGGGTTAATATTTCTGCATTTTGTAGTTCTTTAGCAGTGAGAACTCGCGCTTTTTCGATGATTGAAGCATTAGCTGGAACATCTTTAAAGTAACTATCAGACAATGCTTTGATTGTAGAAGGTAGGACATTTGCAGCTTTCGCAAAAGCTAACTGATTTTCGTCATTGGTGACAAATAAAGCAAACTTCACAGCGTCATCTGGTTGTTTAGTATCGCGGGGAATAACTATGTTCATTACCGCAACATTTTTCTTGCCTGTGTCACCAGTGAGTTGAGGTGCTACTCCGGTAGCTTGAGCAATCTTTGGGGCATTATTTGCGATCGTTTTGAGAAATTCTGGCCCAGAAGCTAGAAGCACAGTCTCACCAGATTGGTATAAATCGATCGCGTGGCGATGTCCTTGGGTTAAAGCCTCTTTGGGAAGTAACCCTTTTTTATACAAATCTACCCAATACTGAAATGCGGCTTTCCCTTGTGCCGAATTAAACGCCGCTTTCCCATCAGCATCTATGAGGTTAACTCCCATTTGCACGAAAGATTCCAGCACTTCACCGGAATCTTGCGGTACGAAAGTCACAAAAAAGGCATATTTCCCTGTCTTATCTTTAATTTGTTGAGCTGCTTGTGCTAATTCTCCGTATGTTGCAGGTACTTTATTGATACCTGCCTGTTTTAATAAATCAGTGTTATAAATGGTTAACCGTGTGGTGAGATACCAGGGAATCCCAAAACTCTTGCCATTCAGCACACTTGCTTTCCAGATATTCGGCAGATAGGAGGAACGTACATCATTTGGGACTTTCGCATCTAAATCTAACCAGGCATTTCGTCCGGCAAGTTGGGAAGCAAAACCCGGATTGAGGTTAACTACATCAGGTGGCGTTTTTGCGGAGACAGCTGTTAATATTTTGTTCTCCATTGCTGCCCAAGGTATATCAACCCAGTTAACCTTTATACCTGGATTTTGCGATTCAAAATTTGCAATTAGGCTTTTGAAGTAGTCGGTAAATTGAGGTTGGAGTTGCATTGTCCAAAACTCAACAGTTGCCACTCCTGAAGTAGCTTGTTTTGTACTTTTACTAACATTGCCTGTGCTGCAACTTACAATCCAAGTGGTTACTAAGCCAAGCAGTACTAAAGCAACAAGTTGTTTAAATTTTCGCAATTGAATCATTTTCCCAGTATTTTTACGCTTGATCAGTGTGAAAAGCTTAGACAGAATTGTTGAGATTATAGGCTAAA
This Nostoc sp. C052 DNA region includes the following protein-coding sequences:
- a CDS encoding photosystem II protein Y encodes the protein MDIDFRIAIVLAPVAIAAGWAVFNIGAAALRQIQGFLDKEA
- a CDS encoding folylpolyglutamate synthase/dihydrofolate synthase family protein, coding for MNIDSVIQPLQRFGVHLGLDRIVNLLANLGNPHHQVPVIHVAGTNGKGSVCAYLSSVLTDAGYRTGRYTSPHLVDWTERICLNEQPISSEELSQLLEKVQGLIRPDEESPTQFEVITAAAWLYFAQQQVDVAVVEVGLGGRLDATNVCLEPLVTIITSISREHWQQLGPTIADIAREKAGILKPGCPVVVGPLPPEADKVVRSRAVELQCPLFAPQPAHEIATGWAEYRYEAEGQRSRGAEGEIKESAHHSIKYPLPLAGQIQLTNSALALAALEILQQQGWQISEEAIINGMAKTKWPGRMQWTTWKNHKLLIDGAHNTAAAQVLRQYIDSLDAVTHQPINWIMGMFADKDHTDIFTALLRPGDRLFLVPIPVEPFPGRTSADLDYLSNLAYNLCPELSDRQIHPDLLTALEAATTDGLIVLCGSLYLVGDFLQMGNRE
- a CDS encoding sugar ABC transporter substrate-binding protein, with translation MIQLRKFKQLVALVLLGLVTTWIVSCSTGNVSKSTKQATSGVATVEFWTMQLQPQFTDYFKSLIANFESQNPGIKVNWVDIPWAAMENKILTAVSAKTPPDVVNLNPGFASQLAGRNAWLDLDAKVPNDVRSSYLPNIWKASVLNGKSFGIPWYLTTRLTIYNTDLLKQAGINKVPATYGELAQAAQQIKDKTGKYAFFVTFVPQDSGEVLESFVQMGVNLIDADGKAAFNSAQGKAAFQYWVDLYKKGLLPKEALTQGHRHAIDLYQSGETVLLASGPEFLKTIANNAPKIAQATGVAPQLTGDTGKKNVAVMNIVIPRDTKQPDDAVKFALFVTNDENQLAFAKAANVLPSTIKALSDSYFKDVPANASIIEKARVLTAKELQNAEILTPTLKDFNKLQKAIYENLQAAMLGEKTVDKAVEDAAQEWNQR